The DNA window CTACTAAGATATTTAATATACATCATTCACATGCTCATGAGCATAAATCTTATTAtgactattattattttatttaatattaatccAGTAATAAAGATATGTAAATGacacaatttaaaaataaaaaattcaattagttttttaattcaAATGCTTAGCATaaaaattagttgaaaaaaaatatattaacaaaatagcttttttttaatattcaaagtttaaacttttgtttttaaattaaaataaaacaaactgaTCACAcgtaattttaattatttttctgtaCAGTctcaacaattttttaaaatttaatccaTTCATGTTTATATCCcttttgaatatttaaaattttattaactgATCACACAATTTTAACTATCTTTTTATGCAATCTTAACAGCTTTTCGAAATATAATCTTAACAATTTTTCGAAATTCAGTCCATTCATATCTATATCTGTATCTATAAATACATACCATCACTCTCTATGtattatctattatttcttCAAAGGAAGTGAGTGAAAGCAGCATAACAGAAAAATGTTGCTCCAAAAGAATTCAGTTTTTCTGTTATTAGCtttaattctctttttccttttacaAGTTCTTACTGCTTCTGCTGCTTTTGAACTTAAAAAGGTTAGCATGCCTTTATGTCACTTTTACTCATTCACTCTTTTTCTCTTATGATTTTGTTTTGTTACAATAATgtgttatatttatttattagttttttttttcttttttattgatgAAAAACAAAAGTCATACATAGTATACTTGGGATCACATGATCACGGTGAAGTAGCTACAGATGCTGATTTTGATAGAGTCGCCCAAGCTCATCATGATTTTCTTGGATCCTATTTGGGAAGGTACTTAATATTTACTAATCAATACTTAATACTATTTGAATGTATTAATACTGAATATTACGTGTAAAAATTTGACTTGTATTCATTGCTATGCAGTTATGAGAAAGCACAAGAAGCAATGATTTATTCTTACACAAGGCATATTAATGGCTTTGCTGCAATGCTTCGAGATGAAGAGGCTGCTGAAATTGCAAGTAAGATCTTAATAAAGTAGTTGATggtaaatagaaaaagatttaaattctaATCTTATCAAAATTACTGTGATATTTTATGTAGAACATCCAAAGGTTGTGTCGGTGTTCTTGAACAAAGGAAGGAAGTTACACACTACACGTACGTGGGAGTTTATGTTAATGGAGAAGCAAAGTGGGGTGATTAGCCCTGCTTCAGTGTTTAGCAAAGCTAGATTTGGTGAACATACCATAATTGGGAACCTTGACACCGGTAAATTTTACATCTTTCTGccataattctcttttatttccttGTAGCACATCAATTTCAAAAGTGACTAATAAAAGTCTCGTATAATCTATTATCTGTCCTTGTTCCATGGCAATCTCgctgtttttaaaaataatagagacAAAAAAAATGTGCAATCACAATCCATTCTGTGAAAAGTATGATCTGTCTTGTTATGCAGCCGTGTAAATCACATTGTCGTGGACCCTTCAAATATTTGTGACATACAAATCATCCATTACCCCATCATGTTTCTTCTTTCGAATTCAATAAACCGTATTAACTAGCAAGTACTATACTGTTACATATAATAATGTTTTTTTCCCAGTAGTTTATGCGATGTGATTTCTTTCATTATTGTACGTGCTTTTCatgaaaatttgattaaaatttacGTGTAGGTGTATGGCCAGAATCTCCTAGCTTTAGAGATGAGGGCATAGGTCCCATTCCTTCAAGATGGAAGGGATCCTGTGACGGTGGTAGTCCTGACTTTCATTGCAACAAGTGAGATTTTAACTTCTTTCTTTCTCGCTTTTTATTGATACTGTTTAATGTTTATTCACTCTCTCATTTTATTCTCTCCGTAAAGAACAGTACTAGAAATCTTAAAAAAGTTATGCAAACACGCAAAACAGTGACAGAAATTTAACCATATCCTGATTACAGGAAGCTGATAGGAGCAAGGTACTTCAACAAAGGATATGCTGCAATTGCAGGGCCAAGTGTACTGAAGAACGGTACTCTTAACACGGTGCGAGATTATGAAGGTCATGGATCACACACACTATCAACATTAGGTGGAAACTTTGTCCCCGGCGCTAACGTCTTCGGCTTTGGCAATGGAACCGCGGAAGGCGGCTCTCCTAAAGCTCGAGTGGCTTCTTACAAGGTTTGTTGGCCGCAAATTGACGACGGTGAGTGCTTTGATGCTGATATCATGGCGGCTTTCGACATGGCTATACATGATGGTGTGGATATTCTTTCCCTCTCTCTTGGATCGGATCCCGCTGACTACTTTGAAGATGGTCTGGCCATTGCCGCATTCCATGCTTTCAGCAAGGGAATCACCGTCGTGTGCTCTGCTGGTAACTCGGGACCAAAAAAGGGATCTATCTCCAACGTTGCGCCTTGGTTATTCACCGTAGCTGCAAGTACCTTGGACAGGGAGTTTGATTCTGTTGTTGAACTCGAGAATGGAAAGAACTTCACGGTAACAAACTTTACTTTAGaaaaaaggttcaatctttTATTCCATATCAATTCTAATCCTATATATACAGGGTGCAAGCCTTGCTACTGCTATGCCGCAAAAGAAATTTTACTCACTCATCAATAGTTTAGATGCAAAATTGGCTAATGCAACTGATGGAGACGCGTAAGAATCTAATAACCtatttgttgaatttaattttcggAAGTCGGATGACATAATAAACCGTTTCTTGTGCTTGTGGTTGTGGTGCAGTATTCTGTGTAAGATAGGAACAATTGATCCAGAGAAGGTGAAGGGGAAAATACTGGTTTGTAGTAGAGGCGAGACGGCTAGAGTGGAGAAGAGCTTTGTGGCTATGGAGGCTGGTGCAGTTGGAATGATTCTTTGCAACGATGAGACTAGTGGTAATGAGATTATTGCTGATCCTCATTTCCTTCCAGCATCACAACTCACTTATGAAGATGGCCTGCAAGTCTTTGCATACCTCAATTCTTCCAAGAATCCCATGGGATATATTGCTCCACCGGAAACTAAGTTCCATGTGAAGCCTGCTCCATTCGTGGCAGCATTCTCTTCGAGAGGGCCCAACAAAATCACACCTGAGATCCTTAAGCCTGACATCACGGCCCCGGAGTCAACATCATTGCTGCATATTCGGAAGCAGTTAGCCCCACAGAAATGCCCTATGATAAGCGCAGGGTTCCATTTATCACAATGTCTGGAACATCTATGTCCTGCCCTCACATTGCCGGAATCGCTGGACTTCTCAAGACACTTCACCCTGAATGGAGTCCATCAGCTATCAAGTCCGCCATCATGACCACCGGTATTATATGTATTGTTTgacatatttatttaaataaataattatcaattgattatttaatttaatttcctggTGTCCTACTTTTTCAGCTAGGACAAGGGACAACAAGGGTGAGCCAATGCTTGATGGGAAGGATTTTAAAGAAGCAACACGGTATGCATATGGTTCTGGTCACGTGAGACCAAATCGCGCCATGGACCCTGGCTTGGTCTACGATACAACCATAGAAGATAACCTCAACTTCTTATGTGCCCTTGGTTACAATCAGACTCAGATCATGGCGTTCTCCGGAGCTCGTCATCATGAGTGCCCTGATGCAATGAGCATCTTGGATTTCAACTACCCTACAATAACGGTTCCGATGCTGTACGGTTCAGTTTCAGTTAATGTGACACGCAGGCTGACGAATGTGGGTTCGCCAGGGACTTACTTTGCAAGGCTCCACACTCCTTCGGGGCTTTCCATTTCCGTGACTCCCAAAGTGTTGAAGTTTGAGAGCGTGGGTGAAGAGAAGAGTTTTAAGGTCGCAATGGAGGTTACTAAGCCAGGTCCCTCTATAGGCGATGCGGTCCTGACTTGGTCCGATGGAAAGCATTATGTCAGGACTCCAATCACCGTTGGTGGAATCAAGGGTAGGGATATTAGATTTTAGTTATGCAAATAGGTTATTAGGATGACATTTCTGTTTCATTTCTGTCTCTATttccattctttcttttttatattagtttagTTGTCACCTTTCAGCAATTATCCGTAGGTTGGAAAACAAATGGAAATTGAATAGAATAGAATCGTGactgtttttatttattaattattactaccCTCTTCGTCTATTATACATTGCATGATGAAGTACATTTGACTCCAGAAAGCACATTAAGTATGCATTGAGTtaagtttatatattttatattatgatatatattttatattaatagttaattttaatataaaatataacatgcaGATGCACATTTATACAATAAAAGATAGAAATGAGAATAAAGTGAGAATCTCTTCAGCTTAAAAACAATATTTGTCAGACTCACTAGCTACTACTAACGAGTGAGGCACTGAGGCCGTGAGGCGTGTGCTGTGAACTGTGTAATACAAAATTCCGCATGGGGCAGCCACGCTGGCAACTTTGACAGCCATGACAAGCTCAGGCGCGCGTCACGCGTGAAATCGCGTGATCATAGTCGATTAATAACCCCGTAATTAGCATAGCATCACTGTTTTTCCCTTTCCGTTTTTGTTTGGTTTTCCCCCTCAGTCAGTTGCCGTTTGCTAATAGTGATTAGTGACGCAATACAATCCCCGCTTGAAATGAAACCCAACGTTATTAATGACCaataatttaaacaataataataataataaatattcagtaGTAGCAGTAGTGAACTAGTGATTATGGTGGTATCTCTCTTCGTTATCCATCTAGATTAGGTAGTTATAGATGCTGTTATTTGCTTGAGCTGAAGGTAGTTGTGGTTCTCTCTCTCAGTCTCAGGCcacaaacacaaataaatagataaataaataaggcCATTTTCTGGTGGAACGGGTCTTATTTCTCCTTTTGCGTTTCAGACCGCAtgtctctctctatctctctttctctccgTGGCATGTGTTGCCTTTTGCCCTCTCTCTCCGCCAACTCAGTGTAACTGTAATTGCTTCTATTTTCCTCACATTTGTAACATCTCGGATAGAATCTGTGCCATCTCTACAGTAACGCGTGTCTCTCTCTCAATCATTGTAGTGGTTGGTTAGTTATGCAACAAAATTATTGTAAGAAACTCACTCTGTGAGGGGATTTCATGATTTGAGTGGAGATGGAGATCGTGGCCACTAGAAACATTCTGCTCTTCTTGCTCTGTGTTACTGTTGTTGCTCCAATTCTGCTCTACAGCTACCCCTCAGGTCAGTTATGTTCCTTTTCTCAACTTGCTCAATCTCCTTTTCCTAACTccctttatatttttaattttttttttaaattttccagCTGAGCAAGAGCTTGTTCAAGATCTTCCTGCTTTTGTAAGTTATAAATCCATGTCCATCCTTTGAAATTTGGTTTCACTCTAAGGAGATCTATCAAATTCTcgattttctttcttgtttctgTATCAGGCTAACAATGCAGCGGACTCTGCCCGTTTAAATCTACTGCCCGAGGTAAAACTTTGATCCTTCCTATTCTCTCACCATACCTTGGtagaagtttttaatttttctgcacAGTAATTGATGATTTATGGTTCAATAGGAAACTTCAGCCGTCCTTAAGGAACCAATTGGGGATGTACATACCAATGACTCCACCAGCATAAAGAAATTGCCTCATGGTACTGTATATTTGTATCTGcctcttctcttttttaattgtttattgttATTGACTTATTGATGTCCTTTCTAAATGTTTGGTTGGCTGGTCCTAGACTTGCAAATGGGTGAATCTAGGGAGCATTCATCTGGCAGGGTATTGTCAGCTACAAATGAAGGGGAAAACCCCATCAAACTAGTTATAGATGGAATCAAGCAAGGAAATCAAAGCAACTACCTGGAGAAAACGAATACAACCGGTGATAATGTTAATCCAGAAGATGCTATTGACGTTGATGATAGTGATGGGAAACTTGCATCTGAAACTACGGTAAGGTGATATATTTGCCTCTTGATATTTCTTTCTCTTAAATTTTGGTTTGCAAAAGCTTCAGTACTCACTAGGTTTCTGCTCATGCTAAGATCTTATACATGCCTGTGTATAAGGAAGTAGGTGGTCCATCATTTTACGAGACATAACATTTAGTATAATGTGTAGCAGTGTAGGCTTGTATCTCCATGACGAACACATCAGACTTGTATCCGTATCTAGTTAAGACATATTTTTATACAGGGTACGATACAATCATGTTGGTGCATAGACAATGTTGGCATGATGATTAGGTTCCCTCTTCACTTTTGGTGTTGGCTTTCAACATTTTAAGCTTATTACCTCATTTTCCAGACACAATATGTTAGAAGATTACATTAGTAGATTGTTAGAAGTTGGATCCAAATGCTCACGCTTGGTTATATTCTTTCAGACTAATAAACAAGAGCAAAAAACTCGTGAATCTTCTagcagaataaaaaagaacgcACATGTGTCACCAGAATCGAACAACCAGAATGATGGAATACCATCTGATGCTCGGGTACGGCAACTAAAAGATCAGCTCATTCAGGCTAAGGTATTTCTTTCACTTCCAGCAGTAAAGAACAATCCCCAAATCACTCGGGAGCTTCGATTACGAGTGAAGGAAGTCTTACGAACTGTTGGAGAAGCAAGCCAAGATTCTGACTTGCCTAGGAAGTAAGTGTGCTTTTAATAATTCGTTTATGCATGATTGCATGCTTTACTGACTCCTCATAGCTCCTAAGTTTGTGATTTCATCTTTAAGTTTGTTCTCAGCTGCATCTAATCACACTGAGTAGCAATGTGCTATATTTTGTTCAGTCTTAacatctatatttatttttatactaatgCAGTGCGAATGAAAGAATGAAGGCAATGGAGCAATCATTGATGAAAGGAAGACAAATTCAAGATGATTGTGCTGGGGCTGTGAAGAAGCTTAGGGCTATGCTCCATTCAACTGAGGAACAGCTTCGTGTGCACAAGAAACAGACCGTGTTCTTAACACAATTGACGGCAAAAACATTGCCTAAAGGTCTCCATTGTCTTCCATTGCGCCTCACAACTGAATATCATAGTTTAATTCCTTCTCTACAACAATTTCCAAACCCCGAGAAGTTAGAAGACCCTCAACTATACCATTATGCAATATTCTCGGATAACATATTGGCAACAGGTGTTGTTGTGAACTCTACTGTTGCCCATGCAAAGGTAAAGAATTTTTCTTGAGAATTTTTTCAACATGTTTTTGTTTGCCGAGAACATGAAACAAAAGAAATCTGGTATGGACGTGCAGCTGCATTACTATGTTTATACTTGGACTCAGACAGACCCTTTTTTTCTCATTCTATTTGGCCCCACAGTCCTATAATGTTTTAATATCAACAGGGAGCTTTTATTTCTGATTGACATCATTCAAAGCATTGCTTCTAATGTATTTGCAGGATGCCTCAAAACATGTTTTTCATATTGTTACCGATAGGCTCAATTATGCAGCAATGAGGATGTGGTTTTTGGCGAATCCACCAGGGAAGGCAACCATTCAGGTTCAGAATATTGAAGAATTTACATGGTTGAATTCAAGTTACAGTCCGGTTCTTAAGCAGTTGTCTTCTCCTTCCATGATAGATTATTACTTTAAGACTCATCAGGCAACTTCTGATTCAAACTTAAAGTTTCGAAACCCAAAGTATTTATCTATATTGAACCACCTCCGCTTCTACTTGCCTGAGGTGTTTCCAAAGCTCAACAAAGTGCTCTTCTTGGATGATGATATAGTTGTTCAGAAGGATCTGACTGCACTGTGGTCAATTGATTTGAAGGGAAATGTAAATGGTGCTGTAGAAACTTGTGGCGAAAGTTTTCATCGCTTTGATCGCTATCTCAACTTCTCTAATCCTCTTATAGCCAAGAACTTTGACCCTCATGCCTGTGGATGGGCATATGGTATGAATGTTTTTGATTTAGTTGAGTGGAAGAGGCAAAACATCACTGAGGTGTACCACAACTGGCAGAAGCTGGTAAGTAATGCACTCAGATTCGTATGTAAAATTTCTTAGATAATTTTTCTTGTGGAATTAGTACAGTTGCAATATGCAATTTTTAGTTCTTATTTTAGTCTAAACTCTAAAACCTAGCGCGAGTCCATCCAATATGAAGTGACATGCACCTATTCTAAAATACCTGTCTTCTTTGTTTCTGATTTGAATTCGAACTGATTTTCGCTAATAAATTTAATTGACTTGCAGAATCATGATAGGCAACTATGGAAGTTAGGGACATTGCCACCTGGTCTTATAACTTTCTGGAAACGCACTTTCCCATTGAACCGAACTTGGCATGTCTTGGGTCTTGGCTACAACACCAATATCAACCAAAAATTGATTGAAGGAGCTGCTGTGGTACACTACAatggaaacatgaaaccatggcTTGAGATAAGTATTCCCAAGTTTCGAGGTCATTGGACAAAGTATGTTGACTATGACATTGTATATTTGCGAGAGTGCAACATCAATCCTTAGATGGGTCTCATGTACATTTAAGCATCAAAGTTTTGTTGGTATTTGGCTGTTAGCTATGGTGCAGTGAGCCTTGTAGGAGTGCAATTCCATCTGTGTAGGACttctgttttttggttttcttttctaatggtctttattctttttatatacATTTTCCTTCTTTGTTTATTAGTGTAATTTTGGATTGTGCCATAGAGGATTCGCATCCAAAATCAGTATCTCTGCATCTTTTGATCACATACCTGGAGAGATGTAAACTGCCAAAAAATGAAACTAGTCTTAAGTTGTTTCCTTCGGCAGTGGTTCTTCAAAATGACAAAAATCCCAGGGAAAAGAGGACTTCTCCCTTGTCTTTCCCCAAAACCAAATCAACTCTTTTGTTAAGTGGGATTATTTTGCTATACCTATATGTTGCAACCATTTATTGTTAACCCATCATTTTATAACTTGGCCTTTCTTTTTATTGGCTTATTGCCATTGTGGAAGAAGACAAAcaacattatttttattatgtaaaacAAGGCTTGAGTGTTGAGTAGCAGGTGGTTGAGAAATGCTAAACAGGGCAGACTCACTCAAATCAAGTGCATTACTGAGTGTGAACCACGTATTACGTACGTACCAAGTAGAGCGCAGGGGACCATGACTATGCATAATTCATGTACGTACTAATACCGTACACGGGGTGCATGGTTTGTGGTTACGCGGTAGAATTTGCATTGAATAACTGAGCACAGCTGCTGATCCAACAACACTCGTGTCTGATCTGATCACGTGGTGGTGGGGGTGAATGTGGGGGCCCTTATAAGACTTAGATTAACTGAAAGATTTGTCGTAGGATAGAACAACAATGGCTTGATTTGTGGGGCACATGAAATTGGAAGCACTTGCCATAGTTGCCAAATAGCCACTTCCCACTGCCACTTGTTCTACCTTCTTTTCAGGTGATGAGGAATTAGTTATGGGCCCGGTATTGGGCCTCAGCACAAGCATATCTAATTCTATTCCACTTCCACCTCTATGGTATGAACGCTAGATCCCTTTCCCGGCTTCttgttttagatattagatttttctCTCTTGCAGCCGAGGCTTGGTGCTAGTGGCAGGATCTGCTGCTTCGCAAGTAGCTGCACCCGGGTTCAAGTCCTATGAGAGGAAAAAATGAATCCTTAAATAAACTCATGTAGCGGAGCATTTGAGTTGTAAAGGTCAATTGGGTGCGACCTTGTCAATGACATACGTGATACGTGGTTCATGGATGATAGATAGAGAGGTTGGCTGGCTTTGGGAcgctttctctttattttaatatcttaGGGTCATTTTCGATGAATAAGGAATAGGAATGCGAAAGGGACAGGGACAGGGGGGAGAAGAGTGCCGGAATATTATTTATATCTTGTAGCTAGTGCTGAGAGCATCGGAATATTACATTGGAAGATCCCATTTCTGGAGATAAATCCTAATACTAACTAGGATGCTTTGTCGTACTTTCACTCCTCCCACGTCGTTGGGATCATTTTCCTCAAACGCAAtgaaataaaacaaagaaacagCGCTGCAAGGGATAATGTCAAAACTCAAAACACTATCACAAGTTTCAATATATACGAGATCACTCgccacctttttttttaaactaaataaacaagaaaaaacaaactaaataaacaagaaaaaacaaagGGAAACTAGGCTAAGAGGAAAGACTAAATTCCCTGCAAAGCAAACTATGCAGATTATTCCAAGGCTCAAGCCACTCAATATACTCTCCTATTGATTCACAGCATAT is part of the Arachis duranensis cultivar V14167 chromosome 1, aradu.V14167.gnm2.J7QH, whole genome shotgun sequence genome and encodes:
- the LOC107467009 gene encoding LOW QUALITY PROTEIN: subtilisin-like protease SBT5.4 (The sequence of the model RefSeq protein was modified relative to this genomic sequence to represent the inferred CDS: inserted 1 base in 1 codon) translates to MLLQKNSVFLLLALILFFLLQVLTASAAFELKKSYIVYLGSHDHGEVATDADFDRVAQAHHDFLGSYLGSYEKAQEAMIYSYTRHINGFAAMLRDEEAAEIAKHPKVVSVFLNKGRKLHTTRTWEFMLMEKQSGVISPASVFSKARFGEHTIIGNLDTGVWPESPSFRDEGIGPIPSRWKGSCDGGSPDFHCNKKLIGARYFNKGYAAIAGPSVLKNGTLNTVRDYEGHGSHTLSTLGGNFVPGANVFGFGNGTAEGGSPKARVASYKVCWPQIDDGECFDADIMAAFDMAIHDGVDILSLSLGSDPADYFEDGLAIAAFHAFSKGITVVCSAGNSGPKKGSISNVAPWLFTVAASTLDREFDSVVELENGKNFTGASLATAMPQKKFYSLINSLDAKLANATDGDAILCKIGTIDPEKVKGKILVCSRGETARVEKSFVAMEAGAVGMILCNDETSGNEIIADPHFLPASQLTYEDGLQVFAYLNSSKNPMGYIAPPETKFHVKPAPFVAAFSSRGPNKITPEILKPDITXPGVNIIAAYSEAVSPTEMPYDKRRVPFITMSGTSMSCPHIAGIAGLLKTLHPEWSPSAIKSAIMTTARTRDNKGEPMLDGKDFKEATRYAYGSGHVRPNRAMDPGLVYDTTIEDNLNFLCALGYNQTQIMAFSGARHHECPDAMSILDFNYPTITVPMLYGSVSVNVTRRLTNVGSPGTYFARLHTPSGLSISVTPKVLKFESVGEEKSFKVAMEVTKPGPSIGDAVLTWSDGKHYVRTPITVGGIKGRDIRF
- the LOC107465849 gene encoding probable galacturonosyltransferase 4 — translated: MEIVATRNILLFLLCVTVVAPILLYSYPSAEQELVQDLPAFANNAADSARLNLLPEETSAVLKEPIGDVHTNDSTSIKKLPHDLQMGESREHSSGRVLSATNEGENPIKLVIDGIKQGNQSNYLEKTNTTGDNVNPEDAIDVDDSDGKLASETTTNKQEQKTRESSSRIKKNAHVSPESNNQNDGIPSDARVRQLKDQLIQAKVFLSLPAVKNNPQITRELRLRVKEVLRTVGEASQDSDLPRNANERMKAMEQSLMKGRQIQDDCAGAVKKLRAMLHSTEEQLRVHKKQTVFLTQLTAKTLPKGLHCLPLRLTTEYHSLIPSLQQFPNPEKLEDPQLYHYAIFSDNILATGVVVNSTVAHAKDASKHVFHIVTDRLNYAAMRMWFLANPPGKATIQVQNIEEFTWLNSSYSPVLKQLSSPSMIDYYFKTHQATSDSNLKFRNPKYLSILNHLRFYLPEVFPKLNKVLFLDDDIVVQKDLTALWSIDLKGNVNGAVETCGESFHRFDRYLNFSNPLIAKNFDPHACGWAYGMNVFDLVEWKRQNITEVYHNWQKLNHDRQLWKLGTLPPGLITFWKRTFPLNRTWHVLGLGYNTNINQKLIEGAAVVHYNGNMKPWLEISIPKFRGHWTKYVDYDIVYLRECNINP